The proteins below are encoded in one region of Macaca nemestrina isolate mMacNem1 chromosome 10, mMacNem.hap1, whole genome shotgun sequence:
- the LOC105470089 gene encoding uncharacterized protein isoform X1, giving the protein MFAVPSRAAGGRWQTAVCDREAWWVESRRAACEREEGQLLWRGLLGNVLPAPPFASAADGAPAQRVDFGLSAPLAVLQAASRRTMKEALRKRRYRHRHVCTQKEDHKNRDKTAIYKLSREGSEEALLPTP; this is encoded by the exons ATGTTCGCAGTGCCCAGCCGGGCCGCAGGGGGGCGCTGGCAAACTGCTGTTTGCGACCGAGAAGCGTGGTGGGTGGAGTCACGTCGCGCGGCCTGTGAGCGGGAGGAAGGGCAGCTGCTATGGAGGGGCCTTCTGGGAAACGTCCTTCCTGCCCCGCCTTTCGCCAGCGCTGCGGATGGTGCGCCTGCGCAGCGCGTGGACTTTGGCCTCAGCGCTCCTTTGGCAGTTTTACAGGCTGCGTCGCGGAGAACAATGAAAGAGGCTTTAAG GAAGAGGAGATACAGACACAGACATGTGTGCACACAGAAGGAAGACCATAAAAACAGAGAcaagacagccatctacaagtTAAGTAGAGAGGGTTCTGAAGAAGCactcctgccaacaccttga
- the LOC105470089 gene encoding uncharacterized protein isoform X2: protein MFAVPSRAAGGRWQTAVCDREAWWVESRRAACEREEGQLLWRGLLGNVLPAPPFASAADGAPAQRVDFGLSAPLAVLQAASRRTMKEALRLQMELGPPLASTLDFDSGLAKKNVVPH from the exons ATGTTCGCAGTGCCCAGCCGGGCCGCAGGGGGGCGCTGGCAAACTGCTGTTTGCGACCGAGAAGCGTGGTGGGTGGAGTCACGTCGCGCGGCCTGTGAGCGGGAGGAAGGGCAGCTGCTATGGAGGGGCCTTCTGGGAAACGTCCTTCCTGCCCCGCCTTTCGCCAGCGCTGCGGATGGTGCGCCTGCGCAGCGCGTGGACTTTGGCCTCAGCGCTCCTTTGGCAGTTTTACAGGCTGCGTCGCGGAGAACAATGAAAGAGGCTTTAAG GTTACAAATGGAATTGGGTCCTCCGTTGGCTTCTACATTGGACTTTGACTCAGGACTGGCTAAGAAGAATGTAGTACCCCACTAG
- the LOC105470089 gene encoding uncharacterized protein isoform X3 — translation MFAVPSRAAGGRWQTAVCDREAWWVESRRAACEREEGQLLWRGLLGNVLPAPPFASAADGAPAQRVDFGLSAPLAVLQAASRRTMKEALRFKHNLNSKTASSFSVSIYSF, via the exons ATGTTCGCAGTGCCCAGCCGGGCCGCAGGGGGGCGCTGGCAAACTGCTGTTTGCGACCGAGAAGCGTGGTGGGTGGAGTCACGTCGCGCGGCCTGTGAGCGGGAGGAAGGGCAGCTGCTATGGAGGGGCCTTCTGGGAAACGTCCTTCCTGCCCCGCCTTTCGCCAGCGCTGCGGATGGTGCGCCTGCGCAGCGCGTGGACTTTGGCCTCAGCGCTCCTTTGGCAGTTTTACAGGCTGCGTCGCGGAGAACAATGAAAGAGGCTTTAAG GtttaaacacaatttaaattctAAGACTGCTTCTTCATTTTCAGTTTctatttactctttttaa
- the LOC105470089 gene encoding uncharacterized protein isoform X4, whose translation MFAVPSRAAGGRWQTAVCDREAWWVESRRAACEREEGQLLWRGLLGNVLPAPPFASAADGAPAQRVDFGLSAPLAVLQAASRRTMKEALS comes from the coding sequence ATGTTCGCAGTGCCCAGCCGGGCCGCAGGGGGGCGCTGGCAAACTGCTGTTTGCGACCGAGAAGCGTGGTGGGTGGAGTCACGTCGCGCGGCCTGTGAGCGGGAGGAAGGGCAGCTGCTATGGAGGGGCCTTCTGGGAAACGTCCTTCCTGCCCCGCCTTTCGCCAGCGCTGCGGATGGTGCGCCTGCGCAGCGCGTGGACTTTGGCCTCAGCGCTCCTTTGGCAGTTTTACAGGCTGCGTCGCGGAGAACAATGAAAGAGGCTTTAAG